From the Sphingomonas brevis genome, the window AATCGTGCGCACGGGTGGCAAGCAGTATCGCGTTGCCCCCGGAGACAAGATCGTCGTCGAGAAGCTGGCTGGCAATGCCGGCGATAGCGTCGACCTCACCGATGTCCTGCTGGCGGGCGAAGGGTCGGACCTCAAGTCGACCGACGGCCTGATCGTCGGCGCGGAAATCATTGCCCAGGCGAAGTCGGACAAGGTCACCGTCTTCAAGAAGCGCCGCCGGCACAACTATCGCCGCAAGGCCGGCCATCGCCAGCAGCTGACGATCCTCAAGATCGTTTCGATCGGCGGCAAGAAGGCCGAGAAGAAGGCGGAGCCGAAGAAGGCAGAGGAAAAGGCTGCTGCACCTGCGAAGGCCGAAAAGCCCGCCGCCGAGAAGAAGGCCGCTGCTCCGAAGAAGGAAGCGGCTGCCAAGGCGTCGACAAAGGATGCTGCACCTGCTAAGGCGGCAGCGAAGAAGGCCCCTGCGGCCAAGGCTAAGAAGTAAGAGCTTTATAAGATGGCACATAAGAAAGCAGGCGGCTCGTCGCGTAACGGCCGCGATTCACAAGCCAAGCGCCTCGGCGTGAAGAAGTTCGGCAGCGAAGCGGTTCGCGCCGGCAACATCATCGTGCGCCAGCGCGGCACCAAATGGTATCCGGGCGACAACGTCGGCCTGGGCAAGGACCATACGCTTTTTGCACTCACCGACGGTCGCGTGTGTTTCCGCGATGGCAAGCTTGGTCGCAAATACGTCCACGTCGAAGCCATTATGCCGGAAGCGGCTGAATAGGCGGGATCGGTCGATAAAGGGCCGCTCCCGGGAGGGGGCGCCCCAGACGAGACCCGAAAAAGGTTTCGAAAAGGGAGAAGAGGGAAGCCCCCTCTCCTCCCTTTTTCATTTTCTTCTCCCGAAACTGCAACAGAGCGGCCCTAGCGGGCAGCTCGAGAGGAGAAGGAAGTTGAGCATGTTCGCGCGGACCGAACGATTGCTGCTGAGACCAGGCTGGGCCGAGGACGCCCCCGCGCTGGCGCGCGCCATTGCCGATGAGCAGGTGGTGCGCAACCTGGCGACGGCGCCGTGGCCCTTCGCGCTCGAGGACGCCGAGGCGTTTCTCGCGGCGCCGCGTGACCCGGCGATGCCGAGCTTCCTGATCATGGAGCGGCGGACCGACGGCCCACCGACGATCGTCGGCGCCTGTGGGCTCGGACGCCGGCCGTCCGGTGCCGTCGAGCTGGGCTATTGGATCGGCCGTGCACACTGGGGCAAGGGCTTCGCCACCGAGGCCGGCCGTGCGCTGGTCGACATCGCCAGGACCTTAAAGCTCCCCAGGCTCGAAGCTTCGCACTTCCTCGACAATCCGGCTTCGGGCCGGGTGCTTGAAAAGCTCGGGTTCAAGCCGACGGGCCTGAGCGCCGAGCGCTACAGCTGCGCCCGCGGCGGGGACGCCATGGCCCGGCTTTACCGGCTGTCGCTGATGGGCCGGGGGGAACTGGAGAGGCCGTTAGCGGCTTAAGCCGCCCGGCGGACCTTCTTCATGCTTTCGGTGCCGAGGGCGGCCTCTTCCTCATACCGCGCGATGAGGTGGCGGTCGTCCTCGTTCCAGGGGTGGAAGCCGGGTAGGAAATAGGCTGCCCAGGCACGGAAAATCTTTCGCATCATGCCCGGGCGGATCCACATGTAGCCAAGCAGGCCGAACCAGGCCTTGGGCCCGGTTATGCCGTCCTGCCGGAGAAGTTCGATCGCGCCCCGCGTTCGGTCGAGCGTGAAGTTACGGGTCGCGATCAGCATGACCTGCGCCTTTACCTTCCAGCGCTTGGACCGCGGCCAATGACGCGTCGCATGGAGCCAGGTGTCATAGGCGACACCCTTATGCTCGATTTCCTCGATCGCGTGCCAGCGCCACATCGCCTGGGCCTCTGGCTCCGCGGCGGCGAGATGGCGCGGATCGGCCAGCAGCTCATGAGCAAAAATGGCCGTGAAATGCTCCAGCGCCATGGTCGAGGCGAGCGCTGCGATCGGCGGCTTCGAGCGAATGAAATCAAGCCGCATCTGCAACCGGTCCTCGAGCGGTTTTAGATCATAGCCGGCATCCACCGCCGCCTTGTTGAACGCGTCGTGCTCCCGGCTGTGGATTGCTTCCTGGGTGGTGAAGCCCTTGATTTCCTCGGCCAGCTTGGGCGGCGCGCCGTCACGGTGGTTGCGGACGGCCTCGACGAAGAAGGCCTCCCCCTTTGGGAAGGTCGACGAAAGCGCGTTGTAGAAGGCCGTCGCATAGGGATCGCCGCCATGCCACCAGTGCGCCGGCTTGGCCTTGCGTGCGAAGCGGCGGTCGCGCGGCGTGATGCTGAGATCGACCGGGGTCACACTTGCGGCATTCATGATTAGGCTCCAATCATCGCACGACGCACATTTGAACTAACTGACATAAATGTCAATAACTTTACAAACTCGTAAGAGACTGTCGCCCGGCGAAAGCCGCGCCGTGGCGGTTGCCGCGGCTCGTCAGCTGCTGCGCGACGAAGGCGTGGCCGCGGTGACGTTGAAATCGGTCGCGGGCAAAATCGGCCGGACGCACGCCAATCTGCTGCACCATTTCGGCAGCGTCGCCGGCCTGCACCGTGCGCTGGCAGAGGACATTGCCCACACCGTGTCGGCCTCGATCACCGAGGCGATCGGCAAGCGCCGCCGCGGCGAAGCCAGCGAGCGCGACGTCGTCGACGCCATGTTCGATGCGTTTCATGCCGAGCGGGTCGGCGAGCTGATCGGATGGATCGCCCTAACCCGCCAGCGCGAGGCGCTTCAGCCGGTGGTCGATACCATAGCCGCGATCGTGGAGGATTTCCGGGCCTCGGGCGACACTCGGCCGATGGACCGGGTGACCCTGGGGCTGGTACTGATGGCGATCGGCGATAGCCTGGCCGGCAGCGAGGTGGCGGCCGCCAGCGGCCTCGGCCGGGAAGCGGTTCGGGAGGACGCGGTCGGCCTGATCAAAGGGATCGTCGGCCAGGCCTGAAAGGAGCGAGCCATGCGGCTCAATTACGCGATCAAGTTCGTCAGCGACATGGACGCGGCAGTCCACTTCTATCGAGATATTTTGGGTCTGACCCTCGGCTTTCAATCGCCCTTCTGGACCGAGTTCGAGACCGGGGAAACGAGGCTCGCGCTGCACCCCGCGTCAGGTGAGAATCCGGCTGGGACCGTCCAGCTGGGGCTCGCGACCGAAGATCTAGACCAGTTCTATTCCGAGGCCCTTGCCAACGAAATCACCTTCACCAGGCCGCCAAGCGAAGTGCACGGATCGCGCATTGCTCGGTTTCTTGATCCGGACGGAGCCGAAATCTCAATCAGCGGAAAATGAGCGCTGAATTGCCTTGCTCATCCGTCCCCTGGACAGACTGCGCTACGCAATTGCCGCAATTGTCGTTAAGGGCGCGCCATGCATTTTCTCGATCAAGCCAAGATATTCATCCGTTCCGGCGCGGGGGGGCCGGGCGCTGTCAGCTTCCGACGCGAAAAGTTCATCGAATATGGCGGACCCGACGGCGGTGAAGGCGGCAAAGGCGGCGACATTGTCTTCGAGGCGGTTCCGGGCCTCAACACGCTGATTGACTTTCGCTACACCCAGCATTTCCGGGCGCCACGCGGCAAGGGTGGCGCAGGATCCAACATGACCGGCGCCGGCGGTAAGGATCTGGTCATCAAGGTGCCGGTCGGCACCCAAATACTGGCCGACGATGAGGAGCGTACCCTGCTTGCCGACCTGATCGAAGAGGGTCAGCGCATCGTCTTCCTGAAAGGCGGGGACGGCGGGCGCGGCAATGCCAGCTACAAAAGCTCGACCAACCGAGCGCCGCGCCAGCATGGCACCGGCTGGCCAAGCGAAGAGATGTATGTCTGGTTGCGCCTGAAGCTGCTCGCCGATGTCGGGCTAGTCGGGCTGCCCAACGCCGGAAAGTCGACGTTCATCAATGCGGTAACCAATGCCCAGGCCAAGGTCGGCGCCTATGCCTTCACGACGTTGCGGCCGCAGCTTGGCGTTGTCAGCCACCGCGGCCGCGAGTTCGTTGTGGCCGACATTCCGGGGCTGATCGAGGGCGCCGCCGAGGGCGCTGGCATCGGCGACCGTTTCCTCGGCCATATCGAGCGCTGCCAGGTGCTGTTGCATCTGGTCGATGCCAATGACGAGGATGTCGCGACCAGCTACCGCATCGTCCGCGACGAACTGGATGCCTATGGCGAGGGCCTGGCCGGCAAGCCAGCCGTGCTCGCGCTCAACAAGATCGACATGCTCGACGATGAGCTGATCGCGGCGCTATCCGCCGAGCTGGAAGCCGCGAGCGGCAAAAAGGTTTATCCGCTGAGCGCCGCCGGCGAGATCGGCCTGGAGCCGGTGCTCGATGCGCTGCTTGAGCGGATCAGCGCCGAACATGTCGAAGATGACGGCCCGGGCGAGCCGATCGAATGGTCGCCGATTTGAAACTGGCGATTACCGGCGGGACCGGCTTTGTCGGCGGGCGGCTGATCGAACTCGCACGGGTGGCAGGCCATGAAGTTCGCGCCCTGACCCGCAGGCCACAACAACCGCGCGATGGCGTAACCTGGATCCAGGGTGCGCTCGACGACCAGGCAAGCCTAGATCGACTGGCCGAGGATGCGGACACACTGATCCATGTCGCCGGCGTGATCAATGCGCCCGACCCGGCCGGATTCGAAGCCGGCAACGTCATGGGCACCAGTGCCGTGATAGCCGCTGCCGAAAAGGCCGGCGTGCAGCGGTTCATCCATGTTTCATCGCTCTCGGCACGCGAGCCAAAGCTGTCCGCCTACGGCGCCAGCAAGGCTGGGTCGGAGGCGCTGGTGGCCGCGTCCGCCCTGACCTACGCAATCGTGCGACCACCG encodes:
- the rplU gene encoding 50S ribosomal protein L21, with product MFAIVRTGGKQYRVAPGDKIVVEKLAGNAGDSVDLTDVLLAGEGSDLKSTDGLIVGAEIIAQAKSDKVTVFKKRRRHNYRRKAGHRQQLTILKIVSIGGKKAEKKAEPKKAEEKAAAPAKAEKPAAEKKAAAPKKEAAAKASTKDAAPAKAAAKKAPAAKAKK
- the rpmA gene encoding 50S ribosomal protein L27; translation: MAHKKAGGSSRNGRDSQAKRLGVKKFGSEAVRAGNIIVRQRGTKWYPGDNVGLGKDHTLFALTDGRVCFRDGKLGRKYVHVEAIMPEAAE
- a CDS encoding GNAT family N-acetyltransferase, with product MFARTERLLLRPGWAEDAPALARAIADEQVVRNLATAPWPFALEDAEAFLAAPRDPAMPSFLIMERRTDGPPTIVGACGLGRRPSGAVELGYWIGRAHWGKGFATEAGRALVDIARTLKLPRLEASHFLDNPASGRVLEKLGFKPTGLSAERYSCARGGDAMARLYRLSLMGRGELERPLAA
- a CDS encoding metal-dependent hydrolase, with protein sequence MNAASVTPVDLSITPRDRRFARKAKPAHWWHGGDPYATAFYNALSSTFPKGEAFFVEAVRNHRDGAPPKLAEEIKGFTTQEAIHSREHDAFNKAAVDAGYDLKPLEDRLQMRLDFIRSKPPIAALASTMALEHFTAIFAHELLADPRHLAAAEPEAQAMWRWHAIEEIEHKGVAYDTWLHATRHWPRSKRWKVKAQVMLIATRNFTLDRTRGAIELLRQDGITGPKAWFGLLGYMWIRPGMMRKIFRAWAAYFLPGFHPWNEDDRHLIARYEEEAALGTESMKKVRRAA
- a CDS encoding TetR family transcriptional regulator, encoding MSITLQTRKRLSPGESRAVAVAAARQLLRDEGVAAVTLKSVAGKIGRTHANLLHHFGSVAGLHRALAEDIAHTVSASITEAIGKRRRGEASERDVVDAMFDAFHAERVGELIGWIALTRQREALQPVVDTIAAIVEDFRASGDTRPMDRVTLGLVLMAIGDSLAGSEVAAASGLGREAVREDAVGLIKGIVGQA
- a CDS encoding VOC family protein; translation: MRLNYAIKFVSDMDAAVHFYRDILGLTLGFQSPFWTEFETGETRLALHPASGENPAGTVQLGLATEDLDQFYSEALANEITFTRPPSEVHGSRIARFLDPDGAEISISGK
- the obgE gene encoding GTPase ObgE; the encoded protein is MHFLDQAKIFIRSGAGGPGAVSFRREKFIEYGGPDGGEGGKGGDIVFEAVPGLNTLIDFRYTQHFRAPRGKGGAGSNMTGAGGKDLVIKVPVGTQILADDEERTLLADLIEEGQRIVFLKGGDGGRGNASYKSSTNRAPRQHGTGWPSEEMYVWLRLKLLADVGLVGLPNAGKSTFINAVTNAQAKVGAYAFTTLRPQLGVVSHRGREFVVADIPGLIEGAAEGAGIGDRFLGHIERCQVLLHLVDANDEDVATSYRIVRDELDAYGEGLAGKPAVLALNKIDMLDDELIAALSAELEAASGKKVYPLSAAGEIGLEPVLDALLERISAEHVEDDGPGEPIEWSPI